A window of Bacteroidota bacterium genomic DNA:
ACTAAACTTTTGACCAACGCCAATAGTATAATCGCTTTGCGGATTATTAACCCCAAACTCATTATTGAGTTGATAAAAGAAAGTAAGTGCATATTTTTTACTCATCTTATAGTCTATTCCCGCATTATAGCGCATATCAAACTGATAAGTTTTAGGATAATTAAACAGTTCTATTGTAAAATACGGTTTTACTTTTTTCTCAGTATTCAATCGAACACCTACTCTATTTCTTATTCTGTTTCTTGCCGTAAATCCATCTCCTGACGAACCAAAATCAGCAGCAGCAATATTACTGTACTGCATCTCGTAACGCAATCGATACGTAAATGTAATTCGTTCCGTTTTTTGGCGAATGTTTACATCAGCATAAAATCGGTGGCGCAAGGCATACGAATCGTCCAACCTGCGCCTTCTGATGTTTCTATAATTCACGCCAAGTGACATTTTTTTACTCAGCTTTCCTTCTAATCCAATATCAGTAAAAAAAGTACCCAACTCAGAAATGTTTTCATCAAATCTAATTTCCTCTGTAATTGTTGCGGCAATTTTTTTATTAATATCAACCTCAAACGAATTTCCAATCCAAACGCTTGCATCTTTGGTTTGCGAAAAGCCTACCAACGTGCTAAAAAAAAGAAGTAGTGTATATATAACTCGCAGTATCATTCGTAATAAAACACTTGTATAATAGCTACATCTTTCAAAAAATCTATTTTCAAAATAGAAATACGTACAATCTTTAATCCTGTACGCCTTTCCAAATCGAGCAATAACTGCGTTTTGTTCTCCGGCTTAATATTTTCAATGTTCTCATATACAATTTGTTTTGAAAACTCTTTCTTTATTACCAAGTCGCTTTCCAGCAAATAGGTAAACCCTAGTATAATAAAATTGAGCAGCGCCAATTCATCTAAGTTGCCTTTGGTAATGGCGGTTATCAACCCAATGGAGATGGCTAAAAACAGATAGGTCATATCTTTTAACGATATTCCTTCTGTTCGATAACGCAACATTGAAAAAACAGCAAATAGTCCAAAGGCCGCTCCCAACGACATTTCCACCTTATTCAGCAAAAATGATATTAAAAATATAATTAGATTGAAAATAAAAAACGTAAAGAAAAATTCTTTCTTTTTGTAGTTGGGGTAATAAATAAATCGAACCAATACAAATACTGCAACAATATCTATTGCCAGTCTTATAAAAAACTTGAACGATAATTTCTCGAATAATGTTATACCGTCTTTCACGGCAGGTTCACTTAGTATATCAAGCAGCATGTTTTATTTTATTTAGTTTTATAATTTTCTCTTTAAATGCATTGTACTTTACATTTGGATACAATGAAATTACGCCTAAACAATACTTACTGATAGAAGTATTGGCAATTCTATTCTCGCGCATCAACTTAACAAAATCAGACTTGCAGCCCTTTGCATGCTTAACTTCTGCTATCACAATGTTTTCGAACGATTTAGTGGACGAATCATTTTTCAAGATTAAATTAAAATCAATGGTAATACGCTCA
This region includes:
- a CDS encoding DUF4956 domain-containing protein, which translates into the protein MLLDILSEPAVKDGITLFEKLSFKFFIRLAIDIVAVFVLVRFIYYPNYKKKEFFFTFFIFNLIIFLISFLLNKVEMSLGAAFGLFAVFSMLRYRTEGISLKDMTYLFLAISIGLITAITKGNLDELALLNFIILGFTYLLESDLVIKKEFSKQIVYENIENIKPENKTQLLLDLERRTGLKIVRISILKIDFLKDVAIIQVFYYE
- a CDS encoding DUF2490 domain-containing protein, translated to MILRVIYTLLLFFSTLVGFSQTKDASVWIGNSFEVDINKKIAATITEEIRFDENISELGTFFTDIGLEGKLSKKMSLGVNYRNIRRRRLDDSYALRHRFYADVNIRQKTERITFTYRLRYEMQYSNIAAADFGSSGDGFTARNRIRNRVGVRLNTEKKVKPYFTIELFNYPKTYQFDMRYNAGIDYKMSKKYALTFFYQLNNEFGVNNPQSDYTIGVGQKFSL